Proteins co-encoded in one Ictalurus furcatus strain D&B chromosome 9, Billie_1.0, whole genome shotgun sequence genomic window:
- the baz1a gene encoding bromodomain adjacent to zinc finger domain protein 1A isoform X1 translates to MPLLHKKPFVRQKPPADLKPDEEVFLCKVTHEIFRTYDEFFERTILCNSLVWSCAVTGKPGLTYQEALESEKKAKHNLQSFPKALLLPLLHLTALTQRTRLHEICDDVCAFVKERFFPGEMVDVVSRSGARQHCQILEVIPPNSNGTVNGHVKHRIEGDSIVISDSDDEITITSPMSPKTTPSGRKRKAINPSMFKYKVQLVSPEGREPMLVKSAQIVRKKNVFTRDRLKLLLKQHCEPMNGTIRLKPSTVSTYKLSEHSFSNFFPDEAPVFVFSPPGRVRGRPHSDASNVQGANARRAAEEKLKLMQQKEEMMAVAHEKAKMKREREDLLEAKRKEKEDKERRKEEIKRMVEEEKQKRKEEKERMKIEKEREREKLKEEKKKYAERLKLWSKPREDMECDDLKELPTPVPVKTRLPPELFGDALMVLEFLKAFGELFDLKDEFPDGITLEVLEEALVGCDPEGPLCELLFFFLSAIFQAQDEEQEEVAKEQVAEADTKDLSEALDDDADPTQSAISAVASLAAAWPQLHQGCTLKQLDLDSCTLSEILRLHILASGAECNYTNAKFRYQKQGGFGSTDDPCVELRLSTPSLLKKLSCTAVYDLLPGEKLKLLHALCGKLLTLISTRDFIEDCADEQRAAKMELRELKAEQHRREREEAANRVRKRKEEKLREQEQKLKEKHEKLKEEELRNGTYAAGDEMDTSTESHADQTEDEGEHILHSESKKVNGSTPKGKQTSEEELKNGPSLDELQQQQLKEKELLERIHEAAACTYILPLGRDRLYRRYWLFPSAGALFVEDDFFGLTEDMLEPRPVPEPKTEDLFAQSPVNTKQLAEEHGLYQSTLVPVNRPNNWAFYSTSAELEQLIEALNPRGHRESALKETLVQEKERINQLLSSAAAERYHYSDKAPSETKGSTVKVKNGSTPLESTVSAERRMENRLRDLLLDIEDRIYQGTLGSLKVMERGAWKAALESGNYELLVSEGKENWVLNSEEEAMEIVENHIRVKDRLQELKSESQSAASTSASTPQPVNNNVHYLARALVQIEQGIERKFLKAPLGDDEGKKDQKTKKKEKKKDDDQSSEKDDGSECGRQVKTVLERWRESLLTCSSLSQLFLHLSTLERSVLWAKSILNARCKVCRKKGDSENMLLCDGCDRGHHIYCVRPKLKAVPSEDWFCPECRPKQRSHRINSRQRSSIDSEEELEEEESEEEVEESEDEEEEEFEDEDSEVEAKESSFKKAAVKLPLQASKGGRSSIRSRQAESNHSTPQSQQNTSKQNNLSVKGGSKSTGKKVTPVSNGRPPPRAGSRSSARLSSEVLNTNGTSNKSSPQPSPAASHKESRKRASTAEVSPKNKMSMAPVSSSSSRRCSGRNLGVHELSVCEQLTVDLVRHEDSWPFMKLVSRTQVPDYYDIIKKPIALSIIREKVNNCEYQTALEYVNDVELMFSNCLEYNPRNTTEAKAGVRLQAFFHSELQRLGLAERTSPPQKRSRM, encoded by the exons TGAATTCTTTGAGAGGACCATCCTCTGTAACAGTCTGGTGTGGAGTTGTGCAGTGACAGGCAAACCTGGTCTAACCTACCAGGAGGCCTTAGAAAGTGAGAAGAAGGCCAAGCATAATCTGCAGAGCTTTCCCAAAGCTTTACTCCTGCCTCTATTGCACCTGACTGCTCTCACCCAGCGCACACGGCTGCATGAGATATGCGACGACGTTTGTGCTTTCGTCAAGGAGCGTTTCTTTCCAGGGGAGATGGTTGAtgttgtaagtcgctctggtgCCAG ACAACATTGCCAGATCTTAGAAGTCATTCCACCTAATTCTAATGGAACAGTTAACGGTCATGTCAAACACCGTATAGAGGGAGACTCCATCGTCATCAGTGACAGTGATGACGAGATTACGATCACTTCACCCATGTCCCCCAAAACAACACCCAGTGG CAGGAAGCGGAAGGCCATCAACCCATCCATGTTTAAATATAAGGTTCAACTCGTCAGTCCAGAGGGTAGAGAGCCCATGCTTGTGAAATCAGCACAGATTGT TCGAAAGAAGAACGTGTTCACTCGAGACAGACTGAAACTTCTCCTCAAACAACATTGTGAACCAATGAACGGGACCATCAGACTCAAA ccaTCAACTGTTTCAACATACAAACTGTCAGAACATAGTTTCTCCAACTTCTTCCCGGATGAAGccccagtttttgtttttagtccTCCTGGAAGGGTCAGAGGTCGCCCCCACAGTGATGCATCTAATGTGCAG GGTGCGAATGCAAGGCGAGCTGCAGAAGAAAAACTGAAACTCATgcaacaaaaagaagaaatgatgGCAGTGG CACATGAAAAGGcaaaaatgaagagagagagagaagacttGCTGGAAGCTAAaaggaaggagaaggaggacaaAGAACGAAGGAAAGAAGAGATCAAGAGAATGGTtgaggaagaaaaacagaaaaggaaagaggagaaagaaCGAATGAAGATTGAGAAAGAGCGG GAGCGAGAAAAGTtaaaggaagagaagaagaaatatgCTGAACGGCTGAAGTTGTGGAGTAAACCCCGAGAGGACATGGAGTGTGATGACCTCAAG GAGCTTCCAACACCAGTGCCAGTGAAGACGCGTTTGCCTCCAGAGCTGTTCGGAGATGCATTGATGGTGCTGGAGTTTCTGAAGGCATTTGGAGAGCTCTTTGACCTGAAGGATGAATTTCCTGATGGCATCACGCTAG AGGTTCTAGAGGAGGCTCTCGTGGGCTGTGATCCTGAGGGGCCACTATGTGAGCTGCTGTTCTTTTTCCTGTCAGCCATATTCCAGGCCCAGGATGAGGAGCAAGAGGAGGTGGCTAAAGAGCAAGTGGCTGAGGCTGATACAAAAG ATCTGAGTGAGGCACTGGATGATGATGCTGACCCCACACAATCTGCGATCAGTGCTGTGGCCTCACTGGCTGCTGCCTGGCCTCAGCTCCATCAAG GCTGCACACTGAAACAACTGGATCTGGACAGCTGTACTCTCTCAGAGATCCTGAGGCTGCACATCTTGGCCTCAGGGGCAGAGTGTAACTACACCAATGCAAAATTCCGCTACCAGAAACAAGGTGGCTTTGGCTCAACCGATGACCCATGTGTGGAGCTGCGCCTCTCTACCCCCAGCCTGCTCAAGAAGCTGTCCTGCACTGCTGTTTATGACCTGCTGCCTG GAGAGAAGCTGAAGCTCCTGCATGCTCTGTGCGGAAAGCTGCTGACTCTGATTTCCACTCGAGACTTCATCGAGGATTGTGCTGATGAGCAACGCGCTGCCAAGATGGAGCTCCGAGAACTCAAAGCTGAACAACACCGCCGAGAGAGGGAGGAAGCAGCTAACAG AGTTCGtaaaagaaaggaggaaaagcTGAGAGAGCAGGAACAGAAACTTAAAGAGAAACATGAAAAACTTAAAGAAGAGGAACTGAGAAATGGCACATATGCAGCAGG AGATGAGATGGACACTAGTACGGAGAGTCATGCAGACCAGACAGAGGACGAAGGGGAGCATATACTGCATAGCGAATCTAAAAAAG TTAATGGCAGCACTCCAAAAGGGAAGCAGACAAGTGAGGAAGAGTTGAAGAATGGGCCCAGCCTGGACGAACTCCAGCAACAGCAACTGAAGGAGAAGGAGCTATTAGAGCGCATCCACGAAGCTGCAGCGTGCACATATATTCTTCCACTAGGCCGTGACCGCCTTTACCGCCGTTACTGGCTCTTCCCCTCAGCTGGAGCACTTTTTGTGGAGGACGACTTTTTTGGTCTGACCGAGGACATGCTGGAGCCTCGTCCTGTCCCTGAACCTAAAACAGAAGATCTCTTTGCCCAGAGTCCTGTGAATACTAAACAGCTGGCAGAAGAGCATGGGTTGTACCAGAGCACTTTAGTCCCAGTGAATCGACCCAATAACTGGGCTTTTTATAGCACATCTGCTGAGCTGGAGCAACTGATTGAGGCACTGAATCCACGAGGACACCGGGAGAGTGCGCTCAAAGAGACTCTAGTGCAGGAGAAGGAGCGCATCAATCAGCTGCTCAGCAGTGCTGCTGCAGAGCGCTACCACTACTCGG ATAAAGCACCATCAGAGACCAAAGGGAGTACTGTGAAGGTTAAGAATGGCTCCACTCCCCTGGAAAGCACTGTATCCGCTGAGCGCCGCATGGAGAATCGTCTCAGGGATCTGCTGCTGGACATTGAGGACCGTATCTATCAGGGAACTCTGGGTTCACTAAAG GTGATGGAAAGAGGCGCATGGAAAGCAGCACTGGAAAGTGGAAACTATGAACTATTGGTTTCTGAGGGCAAGGAGAACTGGGTACTCAATAGTGAGGAGGAGGCCATGGAGATAGTAGAGAACCATATCAGAGTCAAAGACAG ATTGCAGGAGTTAAAGAGTGAGAGCCAGAGTGCAGCATCTACCAGTGCTAGCACACCTCAGCCCGTAAACAACAATGTGCACTACCTTGCACGTGCCCTTGTTCAAATAGAGCAGGGTATTGAGCGAAAATTCCTTAAAGCTCCACTGG GTGATGATGAAGgcaaaaaagaccaaaaaacaaagaaaaaagagaagaagaaagatgaTGACCAGTCCAGTGAGAAGGATG ATGGAAGTGAATGTGGGCGGCAGGTGAAGACGGTGCTGGAGCGCTGGAGGGAATCTCTTCTGACCTGCTCCAGCCTCTCGCAGCTTTTCCTGCATCTGTCCACGCTGGAGCGCAGTGTGCTCTGGGCCAAGTCCATCCTGAATGCCCGCTGTAAAGTATGCCGCAAGAAAGGAGACAGCGAGAACATGCTGCTGTGTGACGGCTGTGACCGAGGTCATCACATCTACTGCGTTCGCCCAAAGCTGAAG GCTGTTCCCAGTGAAGACTGGTTCTGCCCAGAGTGCCGTCCCAAACAACGCTCTCACCGCATAAACTCTCGTCAGCGCTCCTCCATCGACTCTGAGGAGGAACTGGAAGAAGAGGAGTCTGAGGAAGAGGTAGAAGAAtctgaggatgaggaagaggaagagttTGAAGATGAGGATTCAGAGGTGGAAGCGAAAGAAAG TAGCTTCAAGAAGGCTGCCGTGAAGCTTCCTCTACAAGCTTCCAAAGGTGGCCGTTCAAGCATTAGATCCAGACAAGCTGAATCAAATCATTCCACACCACAGAGCCAGCAGAACACATCCAAACAGAACAACCTCTCCGTTAAAGGAGGCTCTAAAAGCACAGGGAAGAAAGTCACTCCAGTGTCCAATGGCAGGCCTCCTCCTCGTGCTGGAAGCCGCTCCAGTGCCCGTCTCAGCTCAGAGGTGCTGAACACGAATGGCACCTCAAATAAAAGCAGCCCTCAGCCGAGTCCTGCTGCATCTCACAAAGAGTCAAGGAAAAGAGCTAGCACAG CAGAGGTCTCCCCTAAAAATAAGATGTCCATGGCCCCAGTGAGCTCTTCCTCTAGTCGCCGCTGCTCTGGGAGAAATCTTGGTGTCCATGAGCTGTCAGTGTGTGAACAGCTCACTGTGGATCTAGTTCGACATGAGGATAGCTGGCCCTTCATGAAACTGGTGTCTAGAACTCAG GTACCTGATTATTATGATATCATCAAAAAACCTATTGCTTTGAGTATCATCAGAGAAAAGGTGAACAACTGTGAATACCAAACTGCAT TGGAGTACGTCAATGATGTGGAGCTGATGTTTTCCAATTGCCTTGAGTATAACCCTCGTAACACCACTGAGGCCAAGGCTGGCGTCAGACTTCAAGCTTTCTTCCACTCTGAGCTGCAGAGGCTCGGCCTGGCTGAGCGAACGAGCCCTCCACAGAAACGATCCAGAATGTAA
- the baz1a gene encoding bromodomain adjacent to zinc finger domain protein 1A isoform X4, which produces MPLLHKKPFVRQKPPADLKPDEEVFLCKVTHEIFRTYDEFFERTILCNSLVWSCAVTGKPGLTYQEALESEKKAKHNLQSFPKALLLPLLHLTALTQRTRLHEICDDVCAFVKERFFPGEMVDVVSRSGARQHCQILEVIPPNSNGTVNGHVKHRIEGDSIVISDSDDEITITSPMSPKTTPSGRKRKAINPSMFKYKVQLVSPEGREPMLVKSAQIVRKKNVFTRDRLKLLLKQHCEPMNGTIRLKPSTVSTYKLSEHSFSNFFPDEAPVFVFSPPGRVRGRPHSDASNVQGANARRAAEEKLKLMQQKEEMMAVAHEKAKMKREREDLLEAKRKEKEDKERRKEEIKRMVEEEKQKRKEEKERMKIEKEREREKLKEEKKKYAERLKLWSKPREDMECDDLKELPTPVPVKTRLPPELFGDALMVLEFLKAFGELFDLKDEFPDGITLEVLEEALVGCDPEGPLCELLFFFLSAIFQAQDEEQEEVAKEQVAEADTKDLSEALDDDADPTQSAISAVASLAAAWPQLHQGCTLKQLDLDSCTLSEILRLHILASGAECNYTNAKFRYQKQGGFGSTDDPCVELRLSTPSLLKKLSCTAVYDLLPGEKLKLLHALCGKLLTLISTRDFIEDCADEQRAAKMELRELKAEQHRREREEAANRVRKRKEEKLREQEQKLKEKHEKLKEEELRNGTYAAGDEMDTSTESHADQTEDEGEHILHSESKKVNGSTPKGKQTSEEELKNGPSLDELQQQQLKEKELLERIHEAAACTYILPLGRDRLYRRYWLFPSAGALFVEDDFFGLTEDMLEPRPVPEPKTEDLFAQSPVNTKQLAEEHGLYQSTLVPVNRPNNWAFYSTSAELEQLIEALNPRGHRESALKETLVQEKERINQLLSSAAAERYHYSDKAPSETKGSTVKVKNGSTPLESTVSAERRMENRLRDLLLDIEDRIYQGTLGSLKVMERGAWKAALESGNYELLVSEGKENWVLNSEEEAMEIVENHIRVKDRLQELKSESQSAASTSASTPQPVNNNVHYLARALVQIEQGIERKFLKAPLGDDEGKKDQKTKKKEKKKDDDQSSEKDDGSECGRQVKTVLERWRESLLTCSSLSQLFLHLSTLERSVLWAKSILNARCKVCRKKGDSENMLLCDGCDRGHHIYCVRPKLKAVPSEDWFCPECRPKQRSHRINSRQRSSIDSEEELEEEESEEEVEESEDEEEEEFEDEDSEVEAKESFKKAAVKLPLQASKGGRSSIRSRQAESNHSTPQSQQNTSKQNNLSVKGGSKSTGKKVTPVSNGRPPPRAGSRSSARLSSEVLNTNGTSNKSSPQPSPAASHKESRKRASTEVSPKNKMSMAPVSSSSSRRCSGRNLGVHELSVCEQLTVDLVRHEDSWPFMKLVSRTQVPDYYDIIKKPIALSIIREKVNNCEYQTALEYVNDVELMFSNCLEYNPRNTTEAKAGVRLQAFFHSELQRLGLAERTSPPQKRSRM; this is translated from the exons TGAATTCTTTGAGAGGACCATCCTCTGTAACAGTCTGGTGTGGAGTTGTGCAGTGACAGGCAAACCTGGTCTAACCTACCAGGAGGCCTTAGAAAGTGAGAAGAAGGCCAAGCATAATCTGCAGAGCTTTCCCAAAGCTTTACTCCTGCCTCTATTGCACCTGACTGCTCTCACCCAGCGCACACGGCTGCATGAGATATGCGACGACGTTTGTGCTTTCGTCAAGGAGCGTTTCTTTCCAGGGGAGATGGTTGAtgttgtaagtcgctctggtgCCAG ACAACATTGCCAGATCTTAGAAGTCATTCCACCTAATTCTAATGGAACAGTTAACGGTCATGTCAAACACCGTATAGAGGGAGACTCCATCGTCATCAGTGACAGTGATGACGAGATTACGATCACTTCACCCATGTCCCCCAAAACAACACCCAGTGG CAGGAAGCGGAAGGCCATCAACCCATCCATGTTTAAATATAAGGTTCAACTCGTCAGTCCAGAGGGTAGAGAGCCCATGCTTGTGAAATCAGCACAGATTGT TCGAAAGAAGAACGTGTTCACTCGAGACAGACTGAAACTTCTCCTCAAACAACATTGTGAACCAATGAACGGGACCATCAGACTCAAA ccaTCAACTGTTTCAACATACAAACTGTCAGAACATAGTTTCTCCAACTTCTTCCCGGATGAAGccccagtttttgtttttagtccTCCTGGAAGGGTCAGAGGTCGCCCCCACAGTGATGCATCTAATGTGCAG GGTGCGAATGCAAGGCGAGCTGCAGAAGAAAAACTGAAACTCATgcaacaaaaagaagaaatgatgGCAGTGG CACATGAAAAGGcaaaaatgaagagagagagagaagacttGCTGGAAGCTAAaaggaaggagaaggaggacaaAGAACGAAGGAAAGAAGAGATCAAGAGAATGGTtgaggaagaaaaacagaaaaggaaagaggagaaagaaCGAATGAAGATTGAGAAAGAGCGG GAGCGAGAAAAGTtaaaggaagagaagaagaaatatgCTGAACGGCTGAAGTTGTGGAGTAAACCCCGAGAGGACATGGAGTGTGATGACCTCAAG GAGCTTCCAACACCAGTGCCAGTGAAGACGCGTTTGCCTCCAGAGCTGTTCGGAGATGCATTGATGGTGCTGGAGTTTCTGAAGGCATTTGGAGAGCTCTTTGACCTGAAGGATGAATTTCCTGATGGCATCACGCTAG AGGTTCTAGAGGAGGCTCTCGTGGGCTGTGATCCTGAGGGGCCACTATGTGAGCTGCTGTTCTTTTTCCTGTCAGCCATATTCCAGGCCCAGGATGAGGAGCAAGAGGAGGTGGCTAAAGAGCAAGTGGCTGAGGCTGATACAAAAG ATCTGAGTGAGGCACTGGATGATGATGCTGACCCCACACAATCTGCGATCAGTGCTGTGGCCTCACTGGCTGCTGCCTGGCCTCAGCTCCATCAAG GCTGCACACTGAAACAACTGGATCTGGACAGCTGTACTCTCTCAGAGATCCTGAGGCTGCACATCTTGGCCTCAGGGGCAGAGTGTAACTACACCAATGCAAAATTCCGCTACCAGAAACAAGGTGGCTTTGGCTCAACCGATGACCCATGTGTGGAGCTGCGCCTCTCTACCCCCAGCCTGCTCAAGAAGCTGTCCTGCACTGCTGTTTATGACCTGCTGCCTG GAGAGAAGCTGAAGCTCCTGCATGCTCTGTGCGGAAAGCTGCTGACTCTGATTTCCACTCGAGACTTCATCGAGGATTGTGCTGATGAGCAACGCGCTGCCAAGATGGAGCTCCGAGAACTCAAAGCTGAACAACACCGCCGAGAGAGGGAGGAAGCAGCTAACAG AGTTCGtaaaagaaaggaggaaaagcTGAGAGAGCAGGAACAGAAACTTAAAGAGAAACATGAAAAACTTAAAGAAGAGGAACTGAGAAATGGCACATATGCAGCAGG AGATGAGATGGACACTAGTACGGAGAGTCATGCAGACCAGACAGAGGACGAAGGGGAGCATATACTGCATAGCGAATCTAAAAAAG TTAATGGCAGCACTCCAAAAGGGAAGCAGACAAGTGAGGAAGAGTTGAAGAATGGGCCCAGCCTGGACGAACTCCAGCAACAGCAACTGAAGGAGAAGGAGCTATTAGAGCGCATCCACGAAGCTGCAGCGTGCACATATATTCTTCCACTAGGCCGTGACCGCCTTTACCGCCGTTACTGGCTCTTCCCCTCAGCTGGAGCACTTTTTGTGGAGGACGACTTTTTTGGTCTGACCGAGGACATGCTGGAGCCTCGTCCTGTCCCTGAACCTAAAACAGAAGATCTCTTTGCCCAGAGTCCTGTGAATACTAAACAGCTGGCAGAAGAGCATGGGTTGTACCAGAGCACTTTAGTCCCAGTGAATCGACCCAATAACTGGGCTTTTTATAGCACATCTGCTGAGCTGGAGCAACTGATTGAGGCACTGAATCCACGAGGACACCGGGAGAGTGCGCTCAAAGAGACTCTAGTGCAGGAGAAGGAGCGCATCAATCAGCTGCTCAGCAGTGCTGCTGCAGAGCGCTACCACTACTCGG ATAAAGCACCATCAGAGACCAAAGGGAGTACTGTGAAGGTTAAGAATGGCTCCACTCCCCTGGAAAGCACTGTATCCGCTGAGCGCCGCATGGAGAATCGTCTCAGGGATCTGCTGCTGGACATTGAGGACCGTATCTATCAGGGAACTCTGGGTTCACTAAAG GTGATGGAAAGAGGCGCATGGAAAGCAGCACTGGAAAGTGGAAACTATGAACTATTGGTTTCTGAGGGCAAGGAGAACTGGGTACTCAATAGTGAGGAGGAGGCCATGGAGATAGTAGAGAACCATATCAGAGTCAAAGACAG ATTGCAGGAGTTAAAGAGTGAGAGCCAGAGTGCAGCATCTACCAGTGCTAGCACACCTCAGCCCGTAAACAACAATGTGCACTACCTTGCACGTGCCCTTGTTCAAATAGAGCAGGGTATTGAGCGAAAATTCCTTAAAGCTCCACTGG GTGATGATGAAGgcaaaaaagaccaaaaaacaaagaaaaaagagaagaagaaagatgaTGACCAGTCCAGTGAGAAGGATG ATGGAAGTGAATGTGGGCGGCAGGTGAAGACGGTGCTGGAGCGCTGGAGGGAATCTCTTCTGACCTGCTCCAGCCTCTCGCAGCTTTTCCTGCATCTGTCCACGCTGGAGCGCAGTGTGCTCTGGGCCAAGTCCATCCTGAATGCCCGCTGTAAAGTATGCCGCAAGAAAGGAGACAGCGAGAACATGCTGCTGTGTGACGGCTGTGACCGAGGTCATCACATCTACTGCGTTCGCCCAAAGCTGAAG GCTGTTCCCAGTGAAGACTGGTTCTGCCCAGAGTGCCGTCCCAAACAACGCTCTCACCGCATAAACTCTCGTCAGCGCTCCTCCATCGACTCTGAGGAGGAACTGGAAGAAGAGGAGTCTGAGGAAGAGGTAGAAGAAtctgaggatgaggaagaggaagagttTGAAGATGAGGATTCAGAGGTGGAAGCGAAAGAAAG CTTCAAGAAGGCTGCCGTGAAGCTTCCTCTACAAGCTTCCAAAGGTGGCCGTTCAAGCATTAGATCCAGACAAGCTGAATCAAATCATTCCACACCACAGAGCCAGCAGAACACATCCAAACAGAACAACCTCTCCGTTAAAGGAGGCTCTAAAAGCACAGGGAAGAAAGTCACTCCAGTGTCCAATGGCAGGCCTCCTCCTCGTGCTGGAAGCCGCTCCAGTGCCCGTCTCAGCTCAGAGGTGCTGAACACGAATGGCACCTCAAATAAAAGCAGCCCTCAGCCGAGTCCTGCTGCATCTCACAAAGAGTCAAGGAAAAGAGCTAGCACAG AGGTCTCCCCTAAAAATAAGATGTCCATGGCCCCAGTGAGCTCTTCCTCTAGTCGCCGCTGCTCTGGGAGAAATCTTGGTGTCCATGAGCTGTCAGTGTGTGAACAGCTCACTGTGGATCTAGTTCGACATGAGGATAGCTGGCCCTTCATGAAACTGGTGTCTAGAACTCAG GTACCTGATTATTATGATATCATCAAAAAACCTATTGCTTTGAGTATCATCAGAGAAAAGGTGAACAACTGTGAATACCAAACTGCAT TGGAGTACGTCAATGATGTGGAGCTGATGTTTTCCAATTGCCTTGAGTATAACCCTCGTAACACCACTGAGGCCAAGGCTGGCGTCAGACTTCAAGCTTTCTTCCACTCTGAGCTGCAGAGGCTCGGCCTGGCTGAGCGAACGAGCCCTCCACAGAAACGATCCAGAATGTAA